One stretch of Tachysurus fulvidraco isolate hzauxx_2018 chromosome 12, HZAU_PFXX_2.0, whole genome shotgun sequence DNA includes these proteins:
- the pacc1 gene encoding proton-activated chloride channel, whose amino-acid sequence MLRKETSCCYQEFNDEDCAQASVSCQHKGDAVQDEDEEANCNVLPDVDVMGSSPYPNAFNKTCLKNVFTVILVLIYLMLTTVAVFLAYQTISDFLDKLNHPVMSVSYKEVEEFAPPGIALYPGKARLLSCRHHYHDHIPPRLLAGQKEDNECIIQEVNYIDPYTNHSKQALVVEGPTDVRNRELIFLQFSQNETEEDFSAISYMLFAQFSDLHLSSDKAEFMRDCEKNYSMWTFSGGFRTWVKMSLVRTSGKANESVEFRQESSVVKYNDRRTSEEKTDELFFIVFQWRDPFIQQVKDIVTANPWNTIAILCGVLMALFKAANFAKLSIKWMIKIRKRHLRAKIREMNQIS is encoded by the exons ATGCTACGAAAGGAGACATCTTGCTGCTACCAAGAG TTCAATGATGAGGATTGTGCACAAGCATCAGTGTCCTGCCAGCACAAAGGAGATGCTGTccaggatgaagatgaagaagccAACTGTAACGTCTTACCAG ATGTGGATGTTATGGGCAGCAGTCCATATCCTAATGCCTTCAACAAAACTTGTCTAAAAAATGTCTTCACAGTCATTCTTGTTCTCATCTACCTTATGTTAACAACAGTGGCCGTATTTTTGGCCTATCAAACAATTTCTGACTTCTTGGACAAGCTCAATCATCCTGTAATGTCTGTGTCATACAAAGAGGTTGAAGAGTTTGCTCCCCCAG GAATTGCACTGTACCCAGGGAAAGCTCGGTTATTAAGCTGTCGGCACCACTACCACGATCATATCCCTCCTCGTTTATTGGCAGGCCAGAAGGAGGACAATGAATGTATAATACAGGAAGTTAATTATATTGACCCATACACAAACCATTCAAAA CAAGCCCTGGTGGTTGAAGGTCCAACAGATGTCAGGAACCGAGAGCTCATATTTCTACAGTTCAGTCAGAACGAAACTGAAGAGGACTTCAGTGCCATCAGTTACATGCTGTTTGCCCAGTTCAGTGATCTGCAtctaag CTCAGATAAAGCTGAATTCATGAGGGACTGTGAAAAGAACTATTCAATGTGGACTTTCTCTGGTGGTTTTCGTACCTGGGTCAAAATGTCTTTGGTTCGGACATCTGGGAAAGCAAACGAATCTGTCGAATTCAGGCAAGAG TCCAGTGTGGTGAAGTACAATGACAGGAGGACTTCAGAAGAGAAAACTGACGAGCTTTTCTTTATCGTGTTTCAATGGCGGGATCCATTTATACAACAAGTCAAAGAT ATCGTCACAGCAAATCCATGGAACACAATAGCCATTCTGTGTGGGGTCTTGATGGCTCTTTTTAAAGCTGCCAACTTTGCCAAGCTGAGCATTAAGTGGATGATCAAAATTCGCAAACGACACTTAAGGGCCAAAATTAGGGAAATGAACCAAATCAGCTGA